TTTACAATTTTTGAAGCGATCTCGCACGTGGACTTTGTACTCGGAATGTTTTCATACGCGCCGCGTTGCCCCGCGAGTTATCTGCTGTCAAGAAACGTAACGGGAAATCGTTTCACGAATAATATTTCGAGCGGTAAATTCCCGATCGTCGTTCGAACTTTATTTACCGCTGGTGCAAACGTTCCCAAGTGGACGATTCCACGCTCGAAAAATGAATCGTTCAACGACGCGTTGCAGGTCAACGCACGCACTATTACGCTACAATTAACATCGTTTCGCTGAAATCGAGGAGAGGGGAGATTCTTGTTACGCGGCACAATAACGTTACACGATCGATATTGAACGGAGCTACCACGATCGAACATCGGAATCAACGTTACGCGAGACCGTAGAACGGAACGAAAGCTGGATCCCtctcgatcgtcgcgaaacTTCCGTTTCCGGTCTCTGTTTGCTTCTCGCGGTGTTACGAACGAATCGTACgcgacgaaacgtttaaccctttgcactcgaggcttcttcgtCACCAGAAACGCCTCGAGAACATTTtctaagtcgtaaaattcatctggaacggaacattttttctATACTTTGCACAGATGCGTTCACACTtcacgagaacgtaatatttaaattccaatttgaattccaaactatgaagttttcccggatcgaataTAGTATACTTCGCACAGATGCGTTCATACtttacgagaacgtaatatttaaattccaatttgaattccaaactatGAAGTTTCCCCGGATCGAATATATAATAGTATACTTCGCACAGATGCGTTCgcactctacgagaacgtaatatttaaattccaatttgaattccaaaccacgaacgTTTTCCCGGatatagtacactgaattaggtggaaatcaaggatctcctctcgagtccaaagggttaacttCGAGGCGAATCCGATTCTGGTCCGATGACCACGATCTTTGATCCGATTTGTAATTAATTCTGTCGACAACATTGTTCGCGTACAGgcgcaacgaaacgaaaagtgAAGAAAAAGGGGGGGAACACCGCGATTAATGCAAACGACGAAATCGACGAGAATAGTACGCGTGAATGGTCTTTGTAAAAGTTTTACAATtgacgaaatgaaaaaaatccaCGAAAGCGTGGTTATCTGTTATCGTTCTAAGTTAACGTCATTGCATCTGCGTAGGTTCGTCAGCAGCTGCGATTACAACGTAAGATAGATCATGCCATCCGGTGGATTTTTCGGagcaaatttttcaatcgtaccgGCTCGTGTGTATTATTATCTTGTAAACACTGTACCGAGTTGAACTAATTACGGTGACCCGGAGGTCGCAGAGATTATTCTTTCGAACGACCGAACAGCGAAAACTTCAATGTTATCTGTACGATTAtctcgaaaaagaaactcgctgtTTATAAATACGGTGCTGGCGTAATAATGGTAATAAATATCTAAAATTGGACGTTCGTTGCGAACGATACGAGTTAAGTTAACTTTCGATCTATGCACGATTCGTACGATCGTTTtccgtgaaataaaaataaaagttttcgtGAATCGAATCTAGATTTGCTACTGGGATGTAATCGTTAGTCTCGCGCGGATAACGTTCAAATTTGAACTTTCATCGAAATTCGATGTTTTAAAGCATCGCGACACATCGATTCGAAAAcattgtttcgcgaaacgaattcaATTATGACAAATACCCCGGTTTCCGGCGGGAGATTATTTATAAAATCGTTTTGGCAAGCAACGCGTTCATTCGAGTATCATTCGATCGTTTAAGAATGCTGCAAAGACTCGTACGAATTTGataaaaagttttcaattttttttttcattccgtGCCTGACGGACTCCTCGGTTTTGGGTACTTGACTTTTGCACGATTTACAATAATTACGAAAACTGAGTTAGAAACATCTTTCGACGATACGATCGTATCGCGACACAATAATAATAGAGGAAATCCCGATACATGGAGATTTGCTTATCGAACTCGCCATTGTAATTCGTTTAACATCTTATCTCTTAGATACGAAGCGATAAATCGTTCGGATAGTCTCCAATATCGAGAGAGTTGACAAATTTCAACGATAATTGGCTGATTGACAAATTGCGTCGCGGTTAATGCGCGATTTACAAGATAAGGAAAACCGTCGAAGCAACAAATCGCGTTAATGTTGCACTTTGTACTGAAATGCTACTTATTGGATCGCAGGTTGCATACATTTACAAAATGGTAAATACCAATATTCCGTACATGTTATGCATACGTTTCCCTTATCGTTGCACTTTGTATGTGGACAATATAAATGTCACGTAATTTCGACACTAACCtagtcaaagcgttcgcgataGCGTTTGCCAAAAGAGTGAACATTTCGGACGTGAAATCGATATAGAGATCGTGTTTTCGAAAAGTTGGGTTTCAAATTCACAAACAAACATTCAAAAAGCAATTCTATTACATTCGTCGTTCCTCGAATACTCTGTCCTTAAGAATTTAGATATATTGGATTgtctggaaagtcatttcgtttttcaaaatggaggatatataatttaatcaaatggagaatatataatttaataaaatggagaatatataatttaataaaatggagaatatataatttaataatatggagaatatataatttaataaaatggagaatatataatttaataaaatgtttatacacactaaaacaatcgtgtttcgccaaaaaaaaacgaaatgactttccgaacaacctaataaaacgAACCGTtacttaaaagaaaagaaaaaaaataaatgtaaaaatgtatCGTTCCATCTTCTTGCATTTATAAAGCGGGTAAAGAAACAATTCCAATAATTTTCCATTGTCGTTCAGAGTGACGATTCGTGAGAATCGTGTCAACGATcgtttttactttatttcacTAGACTCCAGTTCCAACGAAACGATTCTTCGATATTGAATTatgataataatttatatccCCACGTCCGCTCAAGTCCGTAACAAAGCATACGTACGAATAAACGTGGGCGGAGTATGACcagaggaaacagagaaactgcCTGTTAGGTATGCAAAGAATACAAAGTAAAGGACATGCATACTAACGCGTGCGGAGATAGAACAGACTCGAGCGTAACAATAACAGGGGAACGAAGTCTTTAAAATCGTTATGTATTCGTACACGAGCTCTTGGAACCGTGTTCCTATAATTGACAATGGAGGTCGGAGAAAGGTCAACTCGATTCGAGATGCTGTTTGCGAAAGCGTACATTGTTGGAAAGGTCGCGATACGTTTCGTGTTGCCTTCATGCGtctcgtacgatcgatcgattaccgAGAGATCGATCGAGCTCGATCTCGGGACCACGGTCGATTCGaggctcgcgaaacgatttcgtGCGCGACGGAACGTCGCGAATGAGATTCGACAATGACCGGTCTGGGACGTGGCGTGAATTAAATTTCGATTTCCGTTCGTCTGGCAGAAATGTTGGCAAAGGATTAGACACACAGGCCACGTGACGTGCTCGAACGAGGAAATCGATCCACCGAAAGAGTGCTGCAATTCATGCGTTTGGTACAGCGAAAAGAGGCGGTACGGTGCGAAAGTGCAGCCAAAAGGCATCCGCGCGAGCCGAGGGatctaaatataaatttcaccgaCGGCCCGTTAGTAATGTGGGACCCACACGACCGTCTCAGTGTTCGTTGGAAATTCGCACGGTCGATCCGCGCGTACATTTCGCGAGCGTAGTCATTTGTCGAGCATTATTGTTGGATCGCCTCGGAAGCGTTTACCCATCATCGGTTGTCACGACATCGTTTCGGAAAGTCTCGAGTCGCGATACTTGGATCGAAACATGTGTGTGATTGGTAAGAAACGatttgaaaattcgaacgaaatctaGATTACGCGCGTAATCTATCGTTTCGATTCATACCGGCGCGAACACCCATCCAAACGGAGACGAACGAACACGAAACCGGGAACAGTCCCCGCGGTTCGTTTAATTTCTCTCCCGTATTGTTTTGCGACGTGATCGGAATCTTTCGTTCCACGTCGAGCAACGTTACACGATTTCACGTTGTCGTTCTATGATCGAACGATACTTGGATCGTATAGTTGCGTCGGCCCGTTGCCAAAACCTCTATATCATCGTTGCTTTAGCGCATCCGCTCGAGCGGATCGTCGTATGTAACAATAAGCGGGCCGCGCGTGGCGGACCACGGTATACgaaattattcgtataaaaGCCGCTTCTCCTATTGGGAGTCAATAGGAGGGAAACAATGACGATCGAGCCACGGACTGCCTACCGTTCGTAAAGAATCCGAAAATGTCCTATGTTACGACTTTCGTGTACTTTAATGCGGAACTTCTGATCGTTAACTTGTATTGTAGTAAGTAACTAGCCACACAGGGATTCGTACATCTATATTTTCTCACACACTCTTAAAATACTCggaaaattttcttcgcgcgTTGCACGGTACCTttcgttctctttttctttcgaagttTCTCGACCATCGGGATCGGTGAACGTTTGAATTACGATACTGTCGTCGAGTTGTGCTCGCGTCGATCATTGTCTTTCTCCTATTGACGTTTCGCGCGAATGTTCGAAAATTACCCAACATTTCTTCTCGTGTCCACGTgtgtctcttttcttttttcttttattttttggcCAAGCTCGGTGTCGTTCCCTTCGGAGAAGTCTTTATCGCAAACTCGACGAATGTGGCGCGCGTACGAACGTGAGTCATCTGTTTGCATAAGTCAACCATGGTCTCACGGACCTTTGTTTTCTCGGTTTTTGCAGAACCCGGTAAGGACAAACTCGCGGTAAGGACGCCAGGAATAACGAAATCGCCGCGCAAGTTCGCGGGGGTCGTCATCGCGATGTGCGGCCTACCGGCTCGTGGAAAAACCCAAGTCGCTCAGTGCCTTTCGCGCAGGCTCAACTGGAACGGCGACTCCGCTAAaggtgagaaacgtttctttatttATCGCACGGGGAGAAAAAAAACCTGCTCGTTACATCGCGCGTAGACACTGTCGTTCAAAAGTCACGAGCGGCCCTCgatatttgtacaaaattaaactTCTACTCGTTCCTTTGAAAGTTTGATCATTCCGTATTGGAGAAACATTTCTCAACGAGACACGTTTGTTTCGTATCgaaagagaaacgtttcttaacgATTTAAGAATCTCATTGTATTGTTCGATGTGAGTGATCATCGAACGATTATgtcctttcgaataattttcttaccGAAGATCTCGATCTTGACAACGATGTTTAATATTCGTGAAGTAAGATGAATGTAATTATTAATCATCAGTTTATATCCATTGTATGGAAAGAAATGTATCGGTCCGTTGCGAGTTGAATTTGTGCAAGTAGGTTCGCGTTCCGATCATTTTCGGAGTCGCGACGATTTCTCTCGGGAGAGAGGAATATTGGGAAATTTTTATTAACCGAggtaaattttcaattaaccGAGAAATATTACTTTGGATAGGTTCGATTAGGCTTTCATTTGAATATTGAAGTTACTTTACGTTACATATGTATGTTTAATTGAACGTAATGTCTGTATCTATATACGTACGTTAATTCACAGAATTTGATTACTCGTAATTAATAACTACGTGTATCTCGCTTCGTTAATGTTTTATATCGTCGTGGAAAGGGACAAACAAAAGTTGTTCGAATtgataataaaatgtttggaaGTACATTGCCGTTTAATAAATACAAGATAAAAATTACGTATCGTAAATATTTAGAGAAACACGAGAATCTCTCTCCCGAACTATCGAGCCCGATCATTTTATCGAGTTTGTTTCGTCTGGTAATCagttatttttgtcgacttcggTGCTGTTTTATAGGCGAGTGATAGGAGGTTTCTTTCATTACGCAACAGATTATATCAACAAGTACGCGCTTCTTCGAAGAAGTTCACGGAGAGATATCGTTAAGAGGCGATAAAACGGTTAAATCGGAACGCGATTATAATTTTCGTCACGAATTATACTCGAGCGATGTCCAATTAACCCGCAAGGATAACATTTTCGGTAAATCGTAAAAGAGTTTGTTTACTCGAGAGATCGAAGGATGCTGCAAACTTCTCAACGGTTGTGCACGCGTACCTACTTGCAAAAACTCGCGTGTAATGTTCCTCTCGAGTTTGTACTCGATCGTGATCTTTTACAAATGtgcacgtccgattacaattgaTTTCACGATAAGTTATTCCCAAGTGTAGTTTGCTCGTCTGGTCGATGCACAttgatttcaattttctttccctCGTATTTTTACTTCCAATAGAGCAATAAAATGCATTCAGCCGATGCACGTTGCACATGCGTTACGTAGCCCTGTCACTTATGACTTATGACTTACCTTGAACGATTCACTTCCTTTTCGATGCATTGCTTTACGAACACGCCGTCTGACGGAACACGAGGGAACTCGGGTATCTATTTTCGTATCTGTATCTCTTATGACGAGCAACTTTCTACTCGGGTCAACGTGAATCGgcgatcgtaaaaaaaaaagagtgttTGATAATCGAGTTTACGACCCGCTCGATGGTATCGCGAGAATTGCGAAATTGAATCGCGTAAAAACGACCGTCAATTAGTGTCGAAGAGCAAGTGAACTTAGGACCTAAGAATACCGACGGATCGGTATTTCGGGCTATATAAGActacttttgtaaaaataactTTCCCCAGGGAGCCAAAACTTATTTATTCTTTGTCGTGTAGGCGGCACCTAGTACGAAATATAGTAGATTTAAGAGTGGCCGAGGCGGAAATAGCGCAATCGGGAAAACTGGTACTCGACAAACGAGATCCATAAGTTTTTGATTTACGACCAACGATCTGAAACCTCGATTCTCGTTCGCCTAGCCGAAACGGGGCCTTGTCAAATTTTCACACATTTCTCAAACTTCACTCTATCAATCGAAAGAAAGAATATCATTTATTCCGTGCCACGTAGGCGGTAATTGCTTTCCAGCATACAGTGAACTCCCAAAACGGAAAACCGGATAGCTCTAATTGGTAGATTTCCAATCTGAACAACTCTTGAAAGTTTTATCaatgttattggtttggataTACGATTATGAATAATAAACGGTAAATTCAAAAGAAAAACTACGAACTATTAGTCACCCGTTATTCCTTggtaaaaataatcgaagagGAACGTTGATTTTTTGTTCAGTTCAATTAGCATTTTCGACGctattgaaattaatgaaaatttgtacttATCTGCTTCTTGTAAGAAATGAGATACGAGAACTCGAATTTAATTATAGGATTAGTCGTTTTAGTATATTTCTGTTTGTGGAGAGTTTTATTTAAacttaaagccaagaaatgaataccGATAAGTAAATTACTACAGCTAGTAAGTCTAATCGGTATAGAACGTAATGAATACAAAggataaagaaagaaataaaaataaacgagaaattaatcaattttgtaAGAGAATCGTATCTATCGTCAACGCAATGGACTAATTATTCGAGCAATATACTAAACGTGGACGAATTAACAGGTGGCCAGCAGCTTTGTTTATAATGAATCAAACACGTGTCACTTTTGTTGGTAATAAGATTATCTCTTTAtcagataaatatttttaattatattctcaTAGATTCGACCATATGTCGACACTCTTCAGAAGACTCGGAACGATTATGCAATTTCGTGTCTCAATTAAGCGAGCACGTGTAACGCAGAGATTACGTTCGTTCCACTTTAGAATTAGGAATCCCGTACAAAGATAAGATTCAAATAATCCAGATGAATCGTGCAACCTGTAAAACCGTTACGAAACTCAAcgtagaaaatggaaaaatgttaCCTAAATAAGTAAGTCAAGAATACAAAAAAATGGTGACACAAGTGAGCCTTTTTAAATCGATTAAGAAATCCGTAACACGAAAGGAGCAATGTTTATAAGAACATCGCGACATATTCGTTGTCCCTGCCAAAGAAACGTGCCGTTCTTAATTACTTTATTTCTTGTTATTGCTTTTGATATGATTTTGTAATTAAtggggggggaaaaaaatagaGTAAAAACGAGACCCGATTGTATTATTTTGTTGCGTGTTTAATcttcgtaattaatttcaaatctgATAAGATTATTATACGAATCTAATCTTCGTACGCAATTTCTAATTTTACACTGGAACGTATCTGTAACTACACGTGTTCGATTTAATTGAGTtgcgaaatattcacatacgaAAATTCTTTCGCACGTTTCTTATCTATATTTCTACGATTTAATAAGTAGTTTAACACGTTGAGGATATAAATCTTTCTAATTCTCTCGTAATTAAAGAGATGCACTTATTACCAATAAAAGTTACACGTATTCGATACCATATACTCGATACTGCTGCTCTTATCGCCATTCTTATAATACTATATCGGTGATGATAGTATACCGAAGGGGAAAGTAAATATTGAGGGAAGAACTGTTTCTCAACTACTGAAAAACGTTTCTTGAACATACAagtaacgaaacatttttccataaATTTAACGGTCGAATGTATATTAGAAAAGACCAGTTGGTATATACGGAAAAATAAagcgatatatgtatatatgtcacGATGATGATGTTAGAAAATACGGAAAAACCCCTAAGTGCTGCTAGCATTCGCAACGATCAACATACACGACGAACACGCATATTCATTTACGAGATGTAAGAACTTATTTAACGACCTTCGTTATAAGTAAATAAACAGTTTTTATCGAGAACATTATGTTCCGTATAATTTTTTTGTGAAATGTTCCTGCTTCTGTTTACAATTCACATAACGTATCGGTATACTCGAAGTTTTCGTACTCGAAACTTTTTTCAGATATTCCAACAaaagcatcaaaaattttgaaacgaaacacGGAAAAGGTTATCCGATTATTGACACAGAGGTTAACACGTTCGTTACCACGCGTCACGATTGGGTACGAGATTGACATcgtgtacatatgtacatatgtgtcgtaccgataattatttattttatctccgTATAAACAAACAAAATACTATAGACAAGAGTCGCATTAAGCGTGACACAACATTCGGAATATTCAATTGGCAAACTAAATACACATTGTTTATGCATAATTAAAAGCATACACTACGGTGAGTAAAATTATAACTATAACGTGGTCTCTGGCAGATCGTTTTATAACTGACCATTAGTAGCCAACCCGTTGTATAaacaaacgtataacataaaataaCCGAATCATTCACGATTGTACAAGTAACGAAACAaacgttatttaaatttaatttatttacacgtTTCAACCATAGTGTGTTTCGATCCTCTTCGGTAATGTATGCAGAGTATCCTATGCAAAGTGTTACAAACTGTTTTCTTGAAAACTAACGACaatatcgatttctttcttttttttttgaattaaatGGTTTACGAAGAAGGGGTCGAAGTAAGTATTACTCACTTTGGTAAGAGTTGGCCAAATAACAAAAAATGTGTACTATCTTCTAATCGAAGAATTCTAGGGGGGAAAATATGAAGTATATATCTTCGTTAGTTTGTGGAAAAGCAGTCTGTAACATTTTACACGTGTCACcctatataattacaaaatttaactTTTCCACTGTTAAATCAATCGATGGTAGAGAAACCCTTTGTACCGAAcgagtttcattaatttttccataattgcgcgtaaaaatacgtaaaaaaaatggttaaaaaatttatatacccGGTGTTTTCTTTAACTCGAGCATTTCGAGCAATATTGTATGCTGTGTATACTCAAGAGTGTAGTTAAAAGGTTCGGGCATTGAATGTTGTGCCGCTGGCATTTTCAATGTCTTCCCCTTTAATAGCTCCAGAGACAGGTCAACGTGGGGATTTCAATGGATAGGCTGAGCACTCGGTATATTTCTGTGTGTGGTAAATCCCACACGAATCTCGACCTCCCCTAAGGGAATCTCTTCGAGGAGATCGAAACGGTCTTACAAAATTTCCCCACGtctaaaagaaaacaaaacgtacaaaattaggtcgaataaattaaatttaaaacgattccTCTTTCGTCTCGACTGTGATTCGTCACGATAACGAGCAACATTTATTATTGTTGGGTCACGAAGATGGACTTCGATATATTGCTCGATCTAGGAAAGCCAAATTACCAGCCACGTGTTCCCTGTACAACGACAGTGAAAAGATAACTTTATTAATACAACTATATCGCCCGTATCGATTTACCGTTAATCTCATCGAAAATCTAAATTTCGTAAACATTGCGTAAAGTTGTTTCAACTAATGATCCACTAACCCGATTTACACGAAATTATCAGGGTAAAGGTAAATAATTACAAGCTTCACCTTCAGCTAGAATTTACTGGATAATTAATCGTCGCTCGAACGTGACACCATAAGGTGTTTTTACTTTGATATAACTCACTAATCAAATTTACTAATTTAATCATTTTGCACGATATTTAAATCGCTAAAACTATCGACCTGCTCGATAAGTTATCACCGACGCAACGCGTTGCGTCACAGTACACGAAAGTGTCAACGTAGGTGTCAACAAGACGGCTCTgttcgttacaaaaaaaaaaagaaaaggacaaTTACAAAACCTTGCATCGCTAATGCGTACAATGCGTTAAACCGGTCGTTGAATTTTGTTCCAGTGATGAGAGTGAGCGAGTACCGAAGAAAAAGACTGGAACCGTACGGTGAGTCGGTGTCGCACGAGCTGTTTCGCCCGGATCACACAGCAAACGCGGCGTTGAGGTCCCTGGCCCAGGGAGACGCGATGCACGACTGCGCCGCATGGCTTGCAGCCGGGAATTCCGTCGCTGTAAGTATCGCGAGGGAACAACTGGAGGTGTGccgaaaaattaacgaacgcgTGAGATCGTATCGCGAGTGGTCGTTCCGTGGATGAGAAACCGAGACAAGAACGCCGCGTTTACGCTTAACGAGAACCAGATACCTCGTTTACTTGGGGTCACGAGGATCTTAGAGAGACACAaatcactctctctttctcgaactAATGTGTtcggtaatatatatataatttaattttttaaaaattaaaaataaaatttataaaatagtgcatatatatatatgtatatatattatagataatatatattatatataatataatatattaatatcatTCGCGTGAAGATCTACGGTTGAAGGTAGCCCACTATGTCCGATCCCACGAGCCCATGGACGAGAGGATTTATcccatttatatataatataatatatatatatatatatataataattatataatatatatatatatatatatatatatatatggactattttataaattttatttttaatttttaaaaaattaaattatatatattgtatacatataattatatatatgtgtatacgtaGACATATATCGGTTGGCGGCGGAGGAGACACGATTAAACGAGGCTGGTCAAGCCGGTCTCACGAGCCACCTTTCTCCGTGATAGAATCGAATCTCGTCCTACGAGTTTTGCCCGGTCATTTTTTTCCCCCGGTTCACGCGCGTTGTCGCACCTAACGTTCCACCACGTTCCGACAAACCGTAAACGCCCACGGTGCGCCACGAGTTAACCTTAAAATCGTTCCGTTAACCCGAGACGACGAAGTCCTCCTCATCGTCGATCGTGTTCGATACCGCAGCACCCTGCACGCTCGacgaacgatctcgagataCGTAGCACGTTCGTGTATCATCGTCCTCGACCCAGGAGAACAATGTCACCTACGAGAAACTCGAGATACGCGCGCGTAAATCGTGAATCGATCGATAAGCGTAATCCACGGACCAACGCGCGAAACGACTGTACCCGTTTATTGACTCGATCGACGATCACGTCGCGATCGAGAAACCCGCGGAACTGTACCGAGCTGAATCGTCGAGTAATTAATCTTAAGAGTTTTCTTGTTTGAAGATACTGGACGCCACGCTGGTGACACGAGCGCAGCGCGGTGAggtcttcgattatttttccgGGCAACTCGGTTATCGTGTCCTCTTCATCGAGTGCGTCTGCGACGATCCGGTTGTGCTGGAGCGAAATTACAAGGAGATATTGCGGTACAGCACCGACTACGTGGGCGTGGACCCGGCACGGGCCGAGGAAGATCTACGGTTGAAGGTAGCCCACTATGTCCGATCCCACGAGCCCATGGACGAGAGGATTTATCCCAGGATACGTATCGACACCGCTACCATGGACATCCAGACCTGTAACGTGTCCGGTCACATCGAGACCAGCGTGCTTGGATATCTCGGCAGTGTCACCGTCAAGCCGCACACTCTCTACTTCTCTCGGGTTGGTAATCGATTCGATAGTACTTATAAAGGTGTATCGTGTGTCTTCGACGATGGATCGAGGACAGGAGTATCGAAAACGAACGAGCCTCTCTCGAACCTGTTCCCAATTTCTAGCCATTTTTTAACTTTGGTAACTTTTTAATCACCAACGGTAACAATTGTAACGGTGTATACCGTTTCtatcgaacgaatcgtcgatacTGTATTCGatagtcgagtttctactctttgTTAAGCAGCTGCGTCGTACCGGAGCACAAAAGTGGCTATAACTCGAGGACAAGGTCCAACTGGCCACTCGTTTATCCGAtcctttttttctcgttttttatttctttcgtgttCCCGATCCACCATCCGAAGTCTCGCGTGGAACGATACATCAGGTATTAACGTGTATTTCGATAGTATTCTCTTCTTTTTGGAACcgttcttcctcttctttttctcttcgagtGTGTACGATTGAAAATCGAAAATTGGAAAAGCATTGAGCGAtcattgtacaatatttgtttCTACACGCTCCGATGACTAAGATCGTTGCTCGGATAAAAGAGATTCAATCTTATGGCATTACATTTGCTAGTTGGTAACGCACGTTGAATCGTGTTCGTTCAATTCTATTTAAACTATTTTATTTCCTatctgttcggaaagtcgtttcgttttccaaaattgagaatatataatttaatcgaatgtttatacactctaaaataaaatcgtgtatcattttcaccaaaaaaaaaaaaaaaaaaaaacgaaatgactttccgaacaacccaataattttagttttcgagttattcGGAAGAGATTCGTCGACgactattaaagttattatctCAACGGATACATCTTCCcattttcaaagtttttttttttaacgatctcTCCATTTTATTCGAGTTTGTCGCTGGACAGGACTGTAGATATAATCGAGACGTTCCATAAGCTTATCGATACTATCCCTTCTTCCGTAATGATTTCTCGTTTAAATAATAGAAGCTTACGAACGGATAAATGGATTC
This window of the Ptiloglossa arizonensis isolate GNS036 chromosome 5, iyPtiAriz1_principal, whole genome shotgun sequence genome carries:
- the LOC143147067 gene encoding 6-phosphofructo-2-kinase/fructose-2,6-bisphosphatase isoform X3 is translated as MWRAYEQPGKDKLAVRTPGITKSPRKFAGVVIAMCGLPARGKTQVAQCLSRRLNWNGDSAKVMRVSEYRRKRLEPYGESVSHELFRPDHTANAALRSLAQGDAMHDCAAWLAAGNSVAILDATLVTRAQRGEVFDYFSGQLGYRVLFIECVCDDPVVLERNYKEILRYSTDYVGVDPARAEEDLRLKVAHYVRSHEPMDERIYPRIRIDTATMDIQTCNVSGHIETSVLGYLGSVTVKPHTLYFSRHGESEYNVLGKVGGDAVLSARGERYAQALATKFNAMRIPDLRVLTSRLRRTIATARGVEAPQEHVAALNELYAGICEGLSYEEMQEQYPQEFAWRDQDKLHYRYPWGESYVDAMQRVEPVIAELQRSDNILVVSHQAILRCLIGFFMDKKREELPYMEVPLHTIIRATSQGYNYKLEFYKLPIECVNTTRVKPKNCSADRTADDALLTVPAHFDIPDPWRNPGNGPTLVQQH
- the LOC143147067 gene encoding 6-phosphofructo-2-kinase/fructose-2,6-bisphosphatase isoform X2, which produces MSYVTTFVYFNAELLIVNLYCKPGKDKLAVRTPGITKSPRKFAGVVIAMCGLPARGKTQVAQCLSRRLNWNGDSAKVMRVSEYRRKRLEPYGESVSHELFRPDHTANAALRSLAQGDAMHDCAAWLAAGNSVAILDATLVTRAQRGEVFDYFSGQLGYRVLFIECVCDDPVVLERNYKEILRYSTDYVGVDPARAEEDLRLKVAHYVRSHEPMDERIYPRIRIDTATMDIQTCNVSGHIETSVLGYLGSVTVKPHTLYFSRHGESEYNVLGKVGGDAVLSARGERYAQALATKFNAMRIPDLRVLTSRLRRTIATARGVEAPQEHVAALNELYAGICEGLSYEEMQEQYPQEFAWRDQDKLHYRYPWGESYVDAMQRVEPVIAELQRSDNILVVSHQAILRCLIGFFMDKKREELPYMEVPLHTIIRATSQGYNYKLEFYKLPIECVNTTRVKPKNCSADRTADDALLTVPAHFDIPDPWRNPGNGPTLVQQH
- the LOC143147067 gene encoding 6-phosphofructo-2-kinase/fructose-2,6-bisphosphatase isoform X4, with protein sequence MCVIEPGKDKLAVRTPGITKSPRKFAGVVIAMCGLPARGKTQVAQCLSRRLNWNGDSAKVMRVSEYRRKRLEPYGESVSHELFRPDHTANAALRSLAQGDAMHDCAAWLAAGNSVAILDATLVTRAQRGEVFDYFSGQLGYRVLFIECVCDDPVVLERNYKEILRYSTDYVGVDPARAEEDLRLKVAHYVRSHEPMDERIYPRIRIDTATMDIQTCNVSGHIETSVLGYLGSVTVKPHTLYFSRHGESEYNVLGKVGGDAVLSARGERYAQALATKFNAMRIPDLRVLTSRLRRTIATARGVEAPQEHVAALNELYAGICEGLSYEEMQEQYPQEFAWRDQDKLHYRYPWGESYVDAMQRVEPVIAELQRSDNILVVSHQAILRCLIGFFMDKKREELPYMEVPLHTIIRATSQGYNYKLEFYKLPIECVNTTRVKPKNCSADRTADDALLTVPAHFDIPDPWRNPGNGPTLVQQH